The Strix uralensis isolate ZFMK-TIS-50842 chromosome 16, bStrUra1, whole genome shotgun sequence genome has a window encoding:
- the TEDC2 gene encoding tubulin epsilon and delta complex protein 2 isoform X2 → MLPAGCGRRAAAALAVALGEGAERRQELEQRAARSRVLLRPWGSEEEEPSQPEAGSSSGHENRPSPKELEELELLNRALEKALKVRKSILKTPLEVQEATGEKSAGEGPAPKNAEEQQVPVPVQDVPESTKVRAVSKKPASLKKPSPYQLRAPYRTDPDVKKLQRKAPARCVSQGPRTAGKSSLKGVSCKQGRSHRTAISDREVCASAEPQKTPGLSKSAPNEQQSFSIGHSAGRKNSVAAGKQLCDAGKKHCGFLGESSKKEEDPTMEGVLGRVTSPQTVTLQEKRCQLKLPLPYRKAYSRNSRAWEKCRLCQTSADAAAARNRFIERIQTTFCSPMPAFSPAEIEEELKVLQDVPSLLSQHVEAEPADHPTLQREYESLLTLEGLQTIVSQCLRKLQLLRAAVESQVGLCPDCTGDVGSCSPAHVPHRGQMCDSAGMLAVPLLWYSSFQELSDLFALKLQVSMLHQEIALQKVMMAELLPVLEARLHPEASAAQLYRAIYTQLCEGGKRFPVLVRDELAD, encoded by the exons ATGCTGCCTGCGGGCTGCGGCCGGCG ggcggcggcggcgctggcggtGGCTCTGGGAGAaggcgcggagcggcggcaggagctggagcagcgggcggcgcggagccgggTCCTCCTGCGGCCCTG GggcagtgaggaagaggagccgTCGCAGCCAGAGGCCGGCTCCAGCAGTGGACATG AGAACAGGCCTTCACccaaggagctggaggagctggaacTGCTGAACAGGGCCTTAGAGAAGGCACTGAAAGTCAGGAAAAGCATCTTGAAAACTCCATTAGAGGTCCAGGAGGCTACGGGAGAGAAATCTGCAGGTGAGGGACCTGCCCCTAAGAATGCTGAAGAGCAGCAAGTTCCTGTACCTGTTCAGGATGTTCCTGAGAGCACAAAGGTGAGAGCTGTAAGCAAAAAACCTGCCTCTTTGAAGAAGCCTTCTCCATACCAGCTAAGAGCCCCTTATAGGACTGACCCAGATGTGAAAAAACTGCAAAGGAAAGCCCCAGCCAGATGTGTTTCTCAAGGTCCCAGGACAGCTGGGAAGAGCTCCTTGAAAGGGGTGTCTTGCAAACAAGGAAGGAGTCATAGGACAGCAATCAGTGACAGAGAGGTCTGTGCTTCAGCCGAACCCCAAAAGACACCTGGCTTGTCCAAATCTGCTCCAAATGAGCAGCAAAGCTTTTCCATAGGTCATTCAGCAGGGAGAAAGAACTCTGTAGCTGCTGGCAAGCAGTTATGTGATGCAGGAAAGAAACATTGTGGTTTCCTGGGAGAGTCCAGCAAAAAGGAGGAGGACCCTACAATGGAAGGTGTATTGGGAAGGGTCACCTCACCTCAGACAGTCACCCTGCAGGAAAAGAG ATGCCAGCTGAAGCTACCCCTTCCCTACAGGAAGGCCTATTCCAGGAACTCCAG GGCCTGGGAGAAATGTCGTCTCTGCCAAACAAGTGCAGATGCAGCAGCTGCAAGGAACCGTTTTATAGAGAGGATCCAGACAACT TTTTGTTCACCGATGCCTGCCTTCAGTCCTGCAGAGATAGAGGAGGAATTAAAGGTCCTCCAGGATGTCCCCTCCCTTCTGAGCCAGCATGTGGAAGCTGAGCCTGcag ACCATCCCACTCTGCAAAGAGAATATGAAAGTCTTCTAACCTTGGAGGGTTTGCAAACGATAGTTTCCCAGTGCCTGCGTAAGCTGCAGCTTCTGCGAGCAG CTGTGGAGTCCCAGGTGGGGCTGTGCCCAGACTGCACTGGGGACGTAGgaagctgctctccagcccaCGTTCCTCACAGGGGACAGATGTGTGACAGTGCAGGCATGCTGGCTGTGCCTCTCCTTTGGTACTCCAGTTTCCAGGAGCTGAGCGACCTGTTTGCCTTGAAGCTGCAAGTGTCAATGCTGCACCAAGAAATTGCCTTACAAAAG GTCATGATGGCAGAactgctgcctgtcctggaggCCAGGCTCCACCCGGAGGCCTCCGCAGCTCAGCTCTATCGGGCGATTTACACGCAGCTCTGTGAAGGAGGCAAGCGATTCCCTGTGCTGGTGAGAGACGAGCTGGCAGACTGA
- the TEDC2 gene encoding tubulin epsilon and delta complex protein 2 isoform X4 yields MLPAGCGRRAAAALAVALGEGAERRQELEQRAARSRVLLRPWGSEEEEPSQPEAGSSSGHENRPSPKELEELELLNRALEKALKVRKSILKTPLEVQEATGEKSAGEGPAPKNAEEQQVPVPVQDVPESTKVRAVSKKPASLKKPSPYQLRAPYRTDPDVKKLQRKAPARCVSQGPRTAGKSSLKGVSCKQGRSHRTAISDREVCASAEPQKTPGLSKSAPNEQQSFSIGHSAGRKNSVAAGKQLCDAGKKHCGFLGESSKKEEDPTMEGVLGRVTSPQTVTLQEKRCQLKLPLPYRKAYSRNSSPAEIEEELKVLQDVPSLLSQHVEAEPADHPTLQREYESLLTLEGLQTIVSQCLRKLQLLRAAVESQVGLCPDCTGDVGSCSPAHVPHRGQMCDSAGMLAVPLLWYSSFQELSDLFALKLQVSMLHQEIALQKVMMAELLPVLEARLHPEASAAQLYRAIYTQLCEGGKRFPVLVRDELAD; encoded by the exons ATGCTGCCTGCGGGCTGCGGCCGGCG ggcggcggcggcgctggcggtGGCTCTGGGAGAaggcgcggagcggcggcaggagctggagcagcgggcggcgcggagccgggTCCTCCTGCGGCCCTG GggcagtgaggaagaggagccgTCGCAGCCAGAGGCCGGCTCCAGCAGTGGACATG AGAACAGGCCTTCACccaaggagctggaggagctggaacTGCTGAACAGGGCCTTAGAGAAGGCACTGAAAGTCAGGAAAAGCATCTTGAAAACTCCATTAGAGGTCCAGGAGGCTACGGGAGAGAAATCTGCAGGTGAGGGACCTGCCCCTAAGAATGCTGAAGAGCAGCAAGTTCCTGTACCTGTTCAGGATGTTCCTGAGAGCACAAAGGTGAGAGCTGTAAGCAAAAAACCTGCCTCTTTGAAGAAGCCTTCTCCATACCAGCTAAGAGCCCCTTATAGGACTGACCCAGATGTGAAAAAACTGCAAAGGAAAGCCCCAGCCAGATGTGTTTCTCAAGGTCCCAGGACAGCTGGGAAGAGCTCCTTGAAAGGGGTGTCTTGCAAACAAGGAAGGAGTCATAGGACAGCAATCAGTGACAGAGAGGTCTGTGCTTCAGCCGAACCCCAAAAGACACCTGGCTTGTCCAAATCTGCTCCAAATGAGCAGCAAAGCTTTTCCATAGGTCATTCAGCAGGGAGAAAGAACTCTGTAGCTGCTGGCAAGCAGTTATGTGATGCAGGAAAGAAACATTGTGGTTTCCTGGGAGAGTCCAGCAAAAAGGAGGAGGACCCTACAATGGAAGGTGTATTGGGAAGGGTCACCTCACCTCAGACAGTCACCCTGCAGGAAAAGAG ATGCCAGCTGAAGCTACCCCTTCCCTACAGGAAGGCCTATTCCAGGAACTCCAG TCCTGCAGAGATAGAGGAGGAATTAAAGGTCCTCCAGGATGTCCCCTCCCTTCTGAGCCAGCATGTGGAAGCTGAGCCTGcag ACCATCCCACTCTGCAAAGAGAATATGAAAGTCTTCTAACCTTGGAGGGTTTGCAAACGATAGTTTCCCAGTGCCTGCGTAAGCTGCAGCTTCTGCGAGCAG CTGTGGAGTCCCAGGTGGGGCTGTGCCCAGACTGCACTGGGGACGTAGgaagctgctctccagcccaCGTTCCTCACAGGGGACAGATGTGTGACAGTGCAGGCATGCTGGCTGTGCCTCTCCTTTGGTACTCCAGTTTCCAGGAGCTGAGCGACCTGTTTGCCTTGAAGCTGCAAGTGTCAATGCTGCACCAAGAAATTGCCTTACAAAAG GTCATGATGGCAGAactgctgcctgtcctggaggCCAGGCTCCACCCGGAGGCCTCCGCAGCTCAGCTCTATCGGGCGATTTACACGCAGCTCTGTGAAGGAGGCAAGCGATTCCCTGTGCTGGTGAGAGACGAGCTGGCAGACTGA
- the TEDC2 gene encoding tubulin epsilon and delta complex protein 2 isoform X1: MLPAGCGRRAAAALAVALGEGAERRQELEQRAARSRVLLRPWGSEEEEPSQPEAGSSSGHENRPSPKELEELELLNRALEKALKVRKSILKTPLEVQEATGEKSAGEGPAPKNAEEQQVPVPVQDVPESTKVRAVSKKPASLKKPSPYQLRAPYRTDPDVKKLQRKAPARCVSQGPRTAGKSSLKGVSCKQGRSHRTAISDREVCASAEPQKTPGLSKSAPNEQQSFSIGHSAGRKNSVAAGKQLCDAGKKHCGFLGESSKKEEDPTMEGVLGRVTSPQTVTLQEKRQGSTALWLSGLMLLLFRRCQLKLPLPYRKAYSRNSRAWEKCRLCQTSADAAAARNRFIERIQTTFCSPMPAFSPAEIEEELKVLQDVPSLLSQHVEAEPADHPTLQREYESLLTLEGLQTIVSQCLRKLQLLRAAVESQVGLCPDCTGDVGSCSPAHVPHRGQMCDSAGMLAVPLLWYSSFQELSDLFALKLQVSMLHQEIALQKVMMAELLPVLEARLHPEASAAQLYRAIYTQLCEGGKRFPVLVRDELAD, translated from the exons ATGCTGCCTGCGGGCTGCGGCCGGCG ggcggcggcggcgctggcggtGGCTCTGGGAGAaggcgcggagcggcggcaggagctggagcagcgggcggcgcggagccgggTCCTCCTGCGGCCCTG GggcagtgaggaagaggagccgTCGCAGCCAGAGGCCGGCTCCAGCAGTGGACATG AGAACAGGCCTTCACccaaggagctggaggagctggaacTGCTGAACAGGGCCTTAGAGAAGGCACTGAAAGTCAGGAAAAGCATCTTGAAAACTCCATTAGAGGTCCAGGAGGCTACGGGAGAGAAATCTGCAGGTGAGGGACCTGCCCCTAAGAATGCTGAAGAGCAGCAAGTTCCTGTACCTGTTCAGGATGTTCCTGAGAGCACAAAGGTGAGAGCTGTAAGCAAAAAACCTGCCTCTTTGAAGAAGCCTTCTCCATACCAGCTAAGAGCCCCTTATAGGACTGACCCAGATGTGAAAAAACTGCAAAGGAAAGCCCCAGCCAGATGTGTTTCTCAAGGTCCCAGGACAGCTGGGAAGAGCTCCTTGAAAGGGGTGTCTTGCAAACAAGGAAGGAGTCATAGGACAGCAATCAGTGACAGAGAGGTCTGTGCTTCAGCCGAACCCCAAAAGACACCTGGCTTGTCCAAATCTGCTCCAAATGAGCAGCAAAGCTTTTCCATAGGTCATTCAGCAGGGAGAAAGAACTCTGTAGCTGCTGGCAAGCAGTTATGTGATGCAGGAAAGAAACATTGTGGTTTCCTGGGAGAGTCCAGCAAAAAGGAGGAGGACCCTACAATGGAAGGTGTATTGGGAAGGGTCACCTCACCTCAGACAGTCACCCTGCAGGAAAAGAG ACAAGGCTCCACTGCTCTCTGGCTGTCAGGATTGATGCTTCTCTTGTTCCGCAGATGCCAGCTGAAGCTACCCCTTCCCTACAGGAAGGCCTATTCCAGGAACTCCAG GGCCTGGGAGAAATGTCGTCTCTGCCAAACAAGTGCAGATGCAGCAGCTGCAAGGAACCGTTTTATAGAGAGGATCCAGACAACT TTTTGTTCACCGATGCCTGCCTTCAGTCCTGCAGAGATAGAGGAGGAATTAAAGGTCCTCCAGGATGTCCCCTCCCTTCTGAGCCAGCATGTGGAAGCTGAGCCTGcag ACCATCCCACTCTGCAAAGAGAATATGAAAGTCTTCTAACCTTGGAGGGTTTGCAAACGATAGTTTCCCAGTGCCTGCGTAAGCTGCAGCTTCTGCGAGCAG CTGTGGAGTCCCAGGTGGGGCTGTGCCCAGACTGCACTGGGGACGTAGgaagctgctctccagcccaCGTTCCTCACAGGGGACAGATGTGTGACAGTGCAGGCATGCTGGCTGTGCCTCTCCTTTGGTACTCCAGTTTCCAGGAGCTGAGCGACCTGTTTGCCTTGAAGCTGCAAGTGTCAATGCTGCACCAAGAAATTGCCTTACAAAAG GTCATGATGGCAGAactgctgcctgtcctggaggCCAGGCTCCACCCGGAGGCCTCCGCAGCTCAGCTCTATCGGGCGATTTACACGCAGCTCTGTGAAGGAGGCAAGCGATTCCCTGTGCTGGTGAGAGACGAGCTGGCAGACTGA
- the TEDC2 gene encoding tubulin epsilon and delta complex protein 2 isoform X3, with the protein MVLGLAGRRRRWRWLWEKARSGGRSWSSGRRGAGSSCGPENRPSPKELEELELLNRALEKALKVRKSILKTPLEVQEATGEKSAGEGPAPKNAEEQQVPVPVQDVPESTKVRAVSKKPASLKKPSPYQLRAPYRTDPDVKKLQRKAPARCVSQGPRTAGKSSLKGVSCKQGRSHRTAISDREVCASAEPQKTPGLSKSAPNEQQSFSIGHSAGRKNSVAAGKQLCDAGKKHCGFLGESSKKEEDPTMEGVLGRVTSPQTVTLQEKRQGSTALWLSGLMLLLFRRCQLKLPLPYRKAYSRNSRAWEKCRLCQTSADAAAARNRFIERIQTTFCSPMPAFSPAEIEEELKVLQDVPSLLSQHVEAEPADHPTLQREYESLLTLEGLQTIVSQCLRKLQLLRAAVESQVGLCPDCTGDVGSCSPAHVPHRGQMCDSAGMLAVPLLWYSSFQELSDLFALKLQVSMLHQEIALQKVMMAELLPVLEARLHPEASAAQLYRAIYTQLCEGGKRFPVLVRDELAD; encoded by the exons ATGGTGCTGGGCCTtgcagggcggcggcggcgctggcggtGGCTCTGGGAGAaggcgcggagcggcggcaggagctggagcagcgggcggcgcggagccgggTCCTCCTGCGGCCCTG AGAACAGGCCTTCACccaaggagctggaggagctggaacTGCTGAACAGGGCCTTAGAGAAGGCACTGAAAGTCAGGAAAAGCATCTTGAAAACTCCATTAGAGGTCCAGGAGGCTACGGGAGAGAAATCTGCAGGTGAGGGACCTGCCCCTAAGAATGCTGAAGAGCAGCAAGTTCCTGTACCTGTTCAGGATGTTCCTGAGAGCACAAAGGTGAGAGCTGTAAGCAAAAAACCTGCCTCTTTGAAGAAGCCTTCTCCATACCAGCTAAGAGCCCCTTATAGGACTGACCCAGATGTGAAAAAACTGCAAAGGAAAGCCCCAGCCAGATGTGTTTCTCAAGGTCCCAGGACAGCTGGGAAGAGCTCCTTGAAAGGGGTGTCTTGCAAACAAGGAAGGAGTCATAGGACAGCAATCAGTGACAGAGAGGTCTGTGCTTCAGCCGAACCCCAAAAGACACCTGGCTTGTCCAAATCTGCTCCAAATGAGCAGCAAAGCTTTTCCATAGGTCATTCAGCAGGGAGAAAGAACTCTGTAGCTGCTGGCAAGCAGTTATGTGATGCAGGAAAGAAACATTGTGGTTTCCTGGGAGAGTCCAGCAAAAAGGAGGAGGACCCTACAATGGAAGGTGTATTGGGAAGGGTCACCTCACCTCAGACAGTCACCCTGCAGGAAAAGAG ACAAGGCTCCACTGCTCTCTGGCTGTCAGGATTGATGCTTCTCTTGTTCCGCAGATGCCAGCTGAAGCTACCCCTTCCCTACAGGAAGGCCTATTCCAGGAACTCCAG GGCCTGGGAGAAATGTCGTCTCTGCCAAACAAGTGCAGATGCAGCAGCTGCAAGGAACCGTTTTATAGAGAGGATCCAGACAACT TTTTGTTCACCGATGCCTGCCTTCAGTCCTGCAGAGATAGAGGAGGAATTAAAGGTCCTCCAGGATGTCCCCTCCCTTCTGAGCCAGCATGTGGAAGCTGAGCCTGcag ACCATCCCACTCTGCAAAGAGAATATGAAAGTCTTCTAACCTTGGAGGGTTTGCAAACGATAGTTTCCCAGTGCCTGCGTAAGCTGCAGCTTCTGCGAGCAG CTGTGGAGTCCCAGGTGGGGCTGTGCCCAGACTGCACTGGGGACGTAGgaagctgctctccagcccaCGTTCCTCACAGGGGACAGATGTGTGACAGTGCAGGCATGCTGGCTGTGCCTCTCCTTTGGTACTCCAGTTTCCAGGAGCTGAGCGACCTGTTTGCCTTGAAGCTGCAAGTGTCAATGCTGCACCAAGAAATTGCCTTACAAAAG GTCATGATGGCAGAactgctgcctgtcctggaggCCAGGCTCCACCCGGAGGCCTCCGCAGCTCAGCTCTATCGGGCGATTTACACGCAGCTCTGTGAAGGAGGCAAGCGATTCCCTGTGCTGGTGAGAGACGAGCTGGCAGACTGA
- the LOC141950606 gene encoding transmembrane protein 100-like has translation MASVLCKEEAEGLWGVAGGKAGLPLATATDSTATLNKLALATGGTEKSWYRCIFPFGIVSVVIGVAATCITFTINGPQMDIAKVVSVATLIFGVGLLVAAYVCWRARRERQRQRQRQEPVPLEQGAL, from the exons ATGGCATCGGTGCTGTgcaaggaggaggcagaggggctCTGGGGAGTGGCT ggagggaaggcagggctgcCGCTGGCCACGGCCACCGACTCCACCGCTACGCTCAACAAGCTGGCCCTGGCCACGGGCGGGACGGAGAAATCCTGGTACCGCTGCATCTTCCCCTTCGGCATCGTCTCCGTGGTCATCGGCGTGGCAGCGACGTGCATCACCTTCACCATCAATGGCCCGCAGATGGACATCGCTAAGGTGGTCTCGGTGGCCACCTTGATCTTCGGGGTGGGCCTGCTGGTGGCCGCCTACGTGTGCTGGCGGGCCAGGCGGGAgaggcagcggcagcggcagcgccAGGAGCCCGTCCCCTTAGAGCAGGGAGCCCTATGA